A genomic segment from Cyanobium sp. NIES-981 encodes:
- a CDS encoding iron uptake porin, with product MPFLPRLLVTPAALGLLAPLAATAPAHAAEPNLEGVNHYASQEQVTGISQFSDVQPTSWAYQALSNLIERYGCVAGYPDGTYKGQRAMTRFEAAALLNACLDRVTEVTDELKRLMAEFEKELAVLKGRVDGLQAKVGELEASEFSTTTKLSGQATLVLGGAGNTGFGDNLTANYDLQLSVDTSFTRKDLLRTTLRAGNFGNAVFGNGNTALGISYGEEDSANSVFIDRLFYQFPIGENLTATVGANVAQDDIVLWPTAYPVDMGLDIFNYAGAQATYNKNQGAGVGLQWQKQGWAFSLAYVSDLGAASDSTLGAGDDFILTAQGTYSGENWGGAIAYTYADWDPFELFPTAASNNVAVSGYWQPLQAGWAPSISAGLGWSDIDRRNIDEAWSWMVGLTWEDVFIKGNSLGMALGSVGVQERGKCGTVGACSNSLWIDGGDGNDNLAYELWYNWQVTDTIAVTPAFFYIENTGADDTVGGMLKTTFSF from the coding sequence ATGCCTTTCCTCCCTCGCCTGCTGGTGACGCCAGCAGCTCTCGGCCTGCTGGCGCCCTTGGCCGCCACAGCACCAGCCCACGCTGCCGAACCCAACCTGGAGGGCGTGAACCACTACGCCTCCCAGGAGCAGGTCACCGGCATCTCCCAGTTCTCGGACGTGCAGCCCACCAGCTGGGCCTACCAGGCACTGTCCAACCTGATCGAGCGCTACGGCTGCGTGGCGGGCTACCCCGACGGCACCTACAAGGGCCAGCGGGCCATGACCCGTTTTGAAGCCGCTGCGCTTCTGAACGCCTGCCTCGACCGCGTCACCGAGGTGACCGACGAGCTCAAGCGCCTGATGGCCGAGTTCGAGAAGGAGCTCGCCGTGCTCAAGGGCCGCGTGGACGGCCTCCAGGCCAAGGTGGGGGAACTGGAGGCCAGCGAGTTCTCCACCACCACCAAGCTCAGCGGCCAGGCCACGCTGGTGCTGGGCGGCGCCGGCAACACCGGCTTCGGCGACAACCTCACCGCCAACTACGACCTGCAGCTGAGTGTCGATACCAGCTTCACCAGGAAAGACCTGCTGCGCACCACCCTGCGGGCCGGCAACTTCGGCAACGCGGTGTTCGGCAACGGCAACACCGCCCTGGGGATCAGCTACGGGGAAGAGGATTCCGCCAACTCGGTCTTCATCGACCGCCTCTTCTACCAGTTCCCCATCGGTGAGAACCTCACCGCCACCGTGGGGGCCAACGTGGCTCAGGACGACATCGTGCTCTGGCCGACAGCCTATCCAGTGGACATGGGTCTGGACATCTTCAACTACGCGGGCGCCCAGGCCACGTACAACAAGAACCAGGGGGCCGGCGTGGGGCTCCAATGGCAGAAACAAGGATGGGCCTTCAGCCTCGCCTACGTGTCCGACCTTGGTGCCGCCTCCGACTCCACGCTGGGCGCAGGTGACGACTTCATCCTGACGGCGCAGGGAACCTACAGCGGTGAGAACTGGGGTGGCGCCATCGCCTACACCTACGCCGACTGGGATCCCTTCGAACTCTTCCCCACAGCGGCCAGCAACAACGTGGCGGTGAGCGGTTACTGGCAGCCGCTTCAGGCGGGCTGGGCACCGTCGATCAGCGCTGGACTCGGCTGGTCGGACATCGACCGCCGCAACATCGACGAGGCCTGGAGCTGGATGGTGGGCCTCACCTGGGAGGATGTCTTCATCAAGGGCAACAGCCTCGGCATGGCCCTCGGCAGTGTCGGCGTTCAGGAGCGAGGCAAGTGCGGCACTGTGGGCGCCTGCAGCAACAGCCTCTGGATCGATGGCGGCGACGGCAATGACAACCTGGCCTATGAGCTCTGGTACAACTGGCAGGTCACCGACACCATCGCCGTGACTCCCGCATTCTTCTACATCGAAAACACCGGAGCTGACGACACCGTTGGTGGCATGCTCAAAACCACCTTCTCCTTCTAG
- a CDS encoding Crp/Fnr family transcriptional regulator, translating into MTFRLLPDAALSAVRLPAGHSVLLDPSRRGDGGCIEVLDGVARVYCPCEEAEGMTLAFLQPGDQLQTSRLCSDGVCVEALTPLCFSTSAEVEATPGLDPVNEWTLQLLRIRHLGSAEQRLHALLALLVRRLGRRCGAWCDLPFRLTHERIGELIGTTRVTTTRLMSRIRQAQLIEVPAGEPGLRLAPDLVESAPLASA; encoded by the coding sequence ATGACCTTCCGCCTGCTTCCGGATGCCGCCCTCAGCGCTGTTCGCCTTCCAGCCGGCCATTCCGTGTTGCTGGACCCCTCCCGCCGCGGTGACGGCGGCTGCATCGAGGTGCTCGACGGCGTCGCCCGCGTGTACTGCCCCTGCGAGGAAGCCGAGGGGATGACCCTGGCCTTCCTGCAGCCCGGGGATCAGCTGCAGACCAGCCGCCTCTGCAGTGACGGGGTCTGCGTCGAAGCACTCACCCCGCTCTGTTTCAGCACGTCCGCCGAGGTGGAGGCGACGCCCGGCCTCGACCCGGTGAACGAATGGACCCTGCAGCTGCTTCGCATCCGGCACCTCGGCAGCGCCGAGCAGCGGCTGCACGCCCTGCTGGCCCTGCTGGTGCGGCGCCTGGGTCGCCGCTGCGGTGCCTGGTGTGATCTGCCGTTCCGCCTCACCCACGAACGCATCGGCGAACTGATCGGTACCACCCGCGTCACCACCACCCGGCTGATGTCGCGGATCCGCCAGGCCCAGCTGATCGAGGTGCCCGCCGGCGAGCCGGGCCTGCGCCTGGCCCCCGATCTGGTGGAGTCGGCTCCGCTGGCCAGCGCCTGA
- a CDS encoding C-type lectin domain-containing protein: MSEVVDRLTGLGYQVFTRKSSAYVLLEGPLSWKKARQRARQLGGDLATVNNRKENRFLTRRFSPIAADECGLWIGLQRNNRTGRFSWSSGERARYRNWLPAGTPGYRNAEPSPEPGQRFVHLYFNPNAFGRWKNSDNTYRDVLIGGGIAEFSL, translated from the coding sequence ATGAGCGAGGTTGTCGACCGGCTCACCGGTCTCGGCTACCAGGTGTTCACCCGCAAGAGCAGCGCCTATGTGCTGCTGGAGGGTCCTCTCAGCTGGAAGAAAGCGCGCCAGAGAGCCCGCCAGCTCGGTGGCGATCTCGCCACGGTGAACAACCGCAAGGAGAACCGCTTCCTCACGAGGCGCTTCTCGCCCATCGCCGCCGATGAATGCGGGCTGTGGATCGGCCTCCAGCGCAACAACCGCACCGGCCGCTTCAGCTGGTCGTCCGGGGAACGCGCCCGCTACCGCAACTGGCTGCCCGCCGGCACACCGGGCTACCGCAACGCTGAGCCGAGCCCCGAGCCTGGCCAGCGGTTCGTGCACCTGTACTTCAATCCCAATGCCTTCGGGCGCTGGAAGAATTCCGACAACACCTACCGCGATGTGCTGATCGGTGGCGGCATCGCTGAATTCAGCCTCTGA
- a CDS encoding histidine phosphatase family protein, with amino-acid sequence MVGLGVCAMTPSSLASPVFAPSHSFGAAIPANLPDEAPSPGENANGEFQNKLGAKALLNALLSGRYVICFRHAMTVRDYADQVDPNLSLGDCATQRKLSKESIQEPRDIGAAFTNKGITDSTVITSEYCRAWQTANLAFGRVDDKHSRLNFLPYEDYTDDLVALTTRQVTPLVTTPPPPGHRLRGQARRP; translated from the coding sequence ATGGTCGGGCTCGGCGTCTGTGCCATGACCCCTTCCTCGCTGGCTTCCCCCGTCTTCGCCCCATCCCACAGCTTCGGCGCTGCGATCCCTGCAAATCTCCCCGATGAAGCCCCCTCCCCCGGAGAGAACGCCAATGGTGAGTTTCAGAACAAGCTCGGCGCCAAAGCCCTGCTGAACGCCCTGCTTTCTGGTCGTTACGTGATCTGTTTCAGGCACGCCATGACAGTGCGGGACTATGCCGACCAGGTGGATCCGAACCTGAGCCTCGGCGATTGCGCCACCCAGCGAAAGCTGAGCAAGGAAAGCATCCAGGAACCCCGAGACATTGGAGCGGCCTTCACGAACAAGGGGATCACCGACAGCACAGTGATCACCAGCGAGTACTGCCGGGCCTGGCAGACGGCCAATCTCGCCTTCGGCCGTGTGGACGACAAACACTCCCGGCTGAACTTTCTGCCCTATGAGGACTACACCGATGATCTGGTCGCCCTGACAACAAGGCAGGTGACCCCGCTGGTGACGACCCCTCCCCCCCCAGGGCATCGCCTACGTGGTCAAGCCCGGCGGCCGTGA
- a CDS encoding GTP-binding protein produces MPTPTTNAKPSSTTGSAAGSTTGSATATSPGTAPAGLPVTILTGFLGAGKTTLLNHILSNQQGLKTAVLVNEFGEIGIDNDLVVATGDDMVELSNGCICCSINGELLDAVYRILERPDPVDYLVVETTGLADPLPVAMTFLGSDLRETTRLDSIITLVDAENFGPEILEGEVARAQVVYSDMILLNKCDLVDDQRLADLEHELRQIKTDARILRSVKGEVPLPLLLSVGLFESDRVVAEQSSVPAHDHEHDTADHSACDHDHGHCAHDHGHGHGHGHHDQAGHHHHDGAAADHAAIEGFTSLSFESEGPFALRKFQNFLDNQLPAGVFRAKGILWFNESERRHVFHLAGKRFSIDDSDWPSEARKNQIVLIGKDLDHAQLRRQLQACVAKDAGKGFG; encoded by the coding sequence ATGCCGACCCCCACCACCAACGCCAAGCCCAGCAGCACCACTGGCAGCGCCGCTGGCAGCACCACCGGGAGCGCCACTGCCACGAGTCCGGGCACGGCTCCCGCCGGACTGCCGGTGACCATCCTCACCGGCTTCCTGGGAGCCGGCAAGACCACGCTGCTCAACCACATCCTCAGCAATCAGCAGGGCCTCAAGACCGCCGTGCTGGTCAATGAGTTCGGCGAGATCGGCATCGACAACGACCTGGTCGTGGCCACCGGCGACGACATGGTGGAACTGAGCAACGGCTGCATCTGCTGCTCGATCAACGGCGAGCTGCTGGATGCGGTGTACCGCATCCTGGAGCGGCCGGATCCGGTGGACTATCTGGTGGTGGAAACCACCGGGCTGGCCGACCCGCTGCCGGTGGCGATGACCTTCCTGGGCAGCGACCTGCGCGAGACCACCCGGCTCGATTCGATCATCACCCTGGTGGATGCCGAGAACTTCGGCCCCGAGATCCTGGAAGGGGAGGTGGCCCGGGCCCAGGTGGTGTACAGCGACATGATCCTGCTGAACAAGTGCGATCTGGTCGATGACCAGCGCCTGGCCGATCTGGAACACGAACTGCGCCAGATCAAGACCGACGCCCGCATCCTGCGCTCCGTCAAGGGCGAGGTGCCCCTGCCGCTGCTGCTGAGCGTGGGCCTGTTCGAAAGCGACCGGGTGGTGGCCGAGCAGTCGTCAGTTCCGGCCCATGACCATGAGCATGACACTGCAGACCACAGCGCCTGCGATCACGACCACGGCCACTGCGCCCATGACCATGGGCATGGGCATGGGCATGGGCATCACGATCAGGCCGGTCACCATCATCACGACGGCGCTGCTGCCGACCATGCCGCGATTGAGGGTTTCACGTCCCTGTCGTTCGAGAGCGAGGGTCCCTTCGCGCTGCGCAAGTTCCAGAACTTTCTCGACAACCAGCTGCCGGCCGGGGTGTTTCGCGCCAAGGGCATCCTCTGGTTCAACGAGAGCGAACGACGGCATGTGTTCCATCTGGCCGGCAAGCGCTTCTCGATCGACGATTCCGACTGGCCCAGTGAAGCCCGCAAGAACCAGATCGTGCTGATCGGCAAGGATCTCGACCACGCCCAGCTGCGCCGCCAGCTCCAGGCCTGCGTGGCCAAGGACGCCGGCAAGGGCTTCGGCTGA
- a CDS encoding transcriptional repressor, giving the protein MGPKLNARQTRLLDTLRQASEELSGQDLHALLRAGDAPMGLATVYRHLRQLQQWGLVRCRHLPSGEALFAPTERDDHHLTCVDCGQTQRLAHCPVHGLELPRGDMGGFLPLFHTLEFFGLCQACQQRQGYPSPPDVRGRSS; this is encoded by the coding sequence GTGGGGCCCAAGCTCAACGCCAGGCAGACCCGGTTGCTGGACACGTTGCGCCAGGCCAGCGAGGAGCTGTCCGGCCAGGATCTGCACGCCCTGCTGCGGGCGGGCGACGCACCGATGGGGCTGGCCACGGTCTACCGCCACCTGCGGCAGCTGCAGCAGTGGGGCCTGGTGCGCTGCCGCCACCTGCCCAGCGGCGAAGCCCTGTTCGCCCCCACCGAACGCGACGACCACCACCTCACCTGCGTGGACTGCGGCCAGACCCAGCGGCTGGCCCACTGCCCGGTGCATGGCCTGGAGCTGCCCCGGGGCGACATGGGGGGGTTCCTGCCCCTGTTCCATACGCTGGAGTTCTTCGGCCTGTGCCAGGCCTGTCAGCAGCGGCAGGGCTACCCCTCCCCTCCTGACGTGAGGGGCAGGTCGTCGTAG
- a CDS encoding multicopper oxidase domain-containing protein: MDDHPSRPVPANPPRLWRRRGAMAALAAATGGLALAGVGARRWLADGQGRWSWGPWGAPLAPPLPADPVSFGAMQPLRLLRQFDWGQVVVEGGRRVREYTLTADSIDLPLNEVVTTTAWAVNGQVPGPTLRCRVGERLRVRFRNADGTSHSLHFHGRHPAAMDGVRPVRHGRSVVYEFEADPVGIHPYHCHVEPVTRHVSKGLYGLLVVDPPTPRPPADELVLVMGGWDLHNQGRNDYCAFNGIPFVYDRHPIAIYQHQLVRLYLLNMVEWAGPLTFHLHANSFHLQPVGLPANPMQITDAVTMGVGERHILEFRYRWPGRYMFHPHQDEVASQGLMGFFDVIPRA; this comes from the coding sequence GTGGATGATCACCCCTCCAGGCCCGTGCCGGCCAACCCGCCGCGGCTTTGGCGGCGGCGCGGCGCCATGGCGGCGCTGGCGGCAGCGACGGGCGGGCTGGCCCTGGCGGGGGTCGGGGCGCGGCGCTGGCTGGCGGACGGCCAGGGCCGCTGGAGCTGGGGTCCGTGGGGCGCGCCCCTGGCGCCGCCCCTGCCAGCCGATCCGGTGAGCTTCGGCGCGATGCAGCCCTTGCGCCTGCTGCGGCAGTTCGACTGGGGCCAGGTGGTGGTCGAGGGGGGCCGCCGCGTGCGCGAGTACACCCTCACGGCCGACAGCATCGATCTGCCCCTCAATGAGGTGGTGACCACCACCGCCTGGGCCGTGAATGGGCAGGTGCCCGGGCCCACCCTGCGCTGCCGGGTGGGAGAGCGGCTGCGCGTGCGCTTCCGCAATGCCGATGGCACCTCCCACAGCCTCCACTTCCACGGCCGCCATCCGGCCGCCATGGACGGGGTGCGCCCCGTGCGCCATGGCCGCAGCGTGGTCTACGAATTCGAGGCCGATCCGGTGGGGATCCATCCCTACCACTGCCATGTGGAGCCGGTGACACGCCACGTGAGCAAGGGTCTGTATGGCCTGCTGGTGGTGGATCCGCCCACCCCCAGACCCCCGGCGGATGAACTGGTGCTGGTGATGGGGGGATGGGATCTCCACAACCAGGGCCGCAACGACTACTGCGCTTTCAATGGCATTCCCTTCGTCTACGACCGGCACCCGATCGCCATCTACCAGCACCAGCTGGTGCGCCTTTATCTGCTCAACATGGTGGAGTGGGCGGGTCCGCTCACCTTCCACCTGCACGCCAACAGCTTCCATCTCCAGCCGGTTGGGCTGCCCGCCAATCCGATGCAGATCACGGATGCGGTGACCATGGGGGTGGGGGAGCGCCACATCCTCGAGTTCCGATACCGATGGCCCGGGCGCTACATGTTCCATCCCCACCAGGACGAGGTGGCCTCTCAGGGGTTGATGGGCTTTTTCGATGTGATTCCGAGAGCGTGA
- a CDS encoding TIGR03943 family protein → MGRFTGRLLPSLPLALWAAVMLRSAADGRLDLLLREAFHPLVWGAGLLLLALALLRLVGGPERPERGTAWRDLLTAAMAALLLLLPPNPSFADLASQRPSDETAEAELSFVLPPAQRSLTDWVRLLRSQPDPALFAGDPARISGFVLPVPGEAPQLARLLVRCCLADATPVGLPVRWPADQPLPEADQWLAIEGTMAADSGRLVVVPQRIRPIPRPARPLEP, encoded by the coding sequence ATGGGGAGGTTCACCGGCCGCCTGCTGCCATCGCTGCCCCTCGCCCTCTGGGCCGCGGTGATGCTGCGCAGCGCTGCCGATGGGCGGCTGGATCTGCTGCTGCGCGAAGCCTTCCATCCGCTGGTGTGGGGCGCCGGGCTGCTGCTGCTGGCCCTGGCCCTGCTGCGGCTGGTCGGAGGCCCGGAGCGGCCCGAGCGCGGCACGGCCTGGCGCGACCTGCTCACCGCCGCCATGGCCGCCCTGCTGCTGCTGCTGCCCCCCAACCCCTCCTTCGCCGATCTGGCCAGCCAGCGGCCGAGCGATGAAACGGCCGAGGCGGAGCTGAGCTTCGTGCTGCCGCCGGCCCAGCGCAGCCTCACCGACTGGGTGCGCCTGCTGCGCAGCCAGCCCGATCCGGCCCTGTTCGCCGGTGATCCCGCCCGGATCAGCGGCTTCGTGCTGCCGGTGCCCGGCGAGGCGCCCCAGCTCGCCCGCCTGCTGGTGCGCTGCTGCCTCGCGGATGCCACCCCGGTGGGCCTGCCGGTGCGCTGGCCGGCGGACCAGCCCCTGCCCGAAGCTGACCAGTGGCTGGCGATCGAGGGCACGATGGCGGCGGACTCAGGCCGGCTCGTGGTGGTGCCGCAGCGGATCCGCCCGATTCCCCGGCCGGCCCGGCCGCTGGAGCCCTAA
- a CDS encoding extracellular solute-binding protein: MKSLPSPRLSARACLAVLLTALGAIGCASRQPSAGDGGSADKDLAGTEVGVYSGRHYNTDKELYREFTRRTGIKVNLLEAKDDALIERLRSEGEKSPADLLVLVDAARLDKATRMDLFQPTRSAELSRDVPANLRDSQGRWFGLTRRVRAAIVNPTQVDPATIRTYADLANPALQGKLCLRNSKSVYNQSLVADQLIQRGNDATRAWVKGMVANTSQPFFTSDTPLARAVAKGDCGVGVVNTYYVARMLSGDNGAEDKTLAGKLKVVFPDPAHVNISGAGVTRHASNPEGARRLLEFLASPTGGKGYAEANNEYPLTGYGDNALLKGFGTFRADDVSAEQMGAKNKEAVELMQANGWQ, translated from the coding sequence ATGAAGAGCCTTCCAAGCCCCCGCCTGTCGGCCCGCGCCTGCCTGGCGGTGCTGCTCACCGCGCTCGGCGCCATCGGCTGTGCCAGCCGGCAGCCCTCCGCCGGCGACGGCGGCAGCGCTGACAAGGACCTGGCGGGCACCGAAGTGGGCGTCTACTCCGGCCGGCACTACAACACCGACAAGGAGCTCTACAGGGAATTCACCCGCCGCACCGGCATCAAGGTGAACCTGCTGGAAGCCAAGGACGATGCCCTGATCGAGCGGCTGCGCAGCGAAGGGGAGAAGAGTCCGGCCGATCTCCTCGTGCTGGTGGATGCGGCCCGGCTGGACAAGGCCACCCGCATGGACCTGTTCCAGCCCACCAGGTCCGCCGAGCTCAGCAGGGATGTGCCCGCCAACCTGCGGGACTCCCAGGGCCGCTGGTTCGGCCTCACCCGGCGTGTGCGGGCGGCCATCGTCAATCCGACCCAGGTGGATCCGGCCACGATCCGCACTTACGCCGATCTGGCCAACCCCGCGCTCCAGGGCAAGCTCTGCCTGCGCAACAGCAAGAGCGTCTACAACCAGTCGCTGGTGGCCGACCAGCTGATCCAGAGGGGGAATGACGCCACCCGCGCCTGGGTGAAGGGCATGGTGGCCAACACCAGCCAGCCCTTCTTCACCTCGGACACCCCCCTGGCCCGGGCGGTGGCCAAGGGAGACTGCGGCGTGGGTGTGGTGAACACCTACTACGTGGCGCGGATGCTCTCCGGAGACAACGGCGCCGAGGACAAGACCCTGGCCGGCAAGCTCAAGGTGGTGTTCCCGGACCCCGCCCACGTGAACATCAGCGGAGCCGGCGTGACCCGCCATGCCAGCAACCCTGAGGGTGCACGCCGGCTGCTGGAATTCCTCGCCTCGCCCACCGGGGGCAAGGGCTACGCCGAGGCCAACAACGAGTACCCCCTCACCGGCTACGGCGACAATGCCCTGCTGAAGGGCTTCGGCACCTTCCGCGCCGATGACGTGTCCGCCGAGCAGATGGGAGCCAAAAACAAGGAGGCGGTGGAGTTGATGCAAGCCAACGGCTGGCAGTGA
- a CDS encoding permease → MSLTRLATAWALFQGLLLEALPFLLIGVAIASLARRFAPGGRWLRKLPSHPLWGPLAGAALGFALPACECGNVPVARRLLVGGAPVGTGLGFLFAAPVLNPIVLASTWAAFPDQPWMLLARPLGAVVLALGLALLLRQLPEAELFRADLLEERRLNQPLSQVSLLERRTGLVGLTAPMAPPDPVQRPSWATVLRHGSREFTDLALLLVMGCAIAALVQSLLPLQWLLAVGGAPTLSILALMVLSLVVSVCSSVDAFLALGFAAQVTPGALLAFLLLGPVIDLKLIGLLGLLFRPRGLMLTAAGASLLVLLIGQWINLWRL, encoded by the coding sequence TTGAGCCTCACCCGCCTGGCCACCGCCTGGGCCCTGTTCCAGGGGCTGCTGCTGGAGGCCCTGCCCTTCCTGCTGATCGGCGTGGCGATCGCTTCGCTGGCGCGGCGCTTCGCGCCCGGAGGGCGCTGGCTGCGGAAGCTGCCCTCCCACCCGCTCTGGGGGCCGCTCGCCGGAGCGGCCCTGGGCTTTGCGCTGCCGGCCTGTGAGTGCGGCAACGTGCCGGTGGCGCGGCGGTTGCTGGTGGGCGGTGCGCCGGTGGGCACGGGCCTGGGATTCCTGTTCGCCGCGCCGGTGCTGAATCCGATCGTGCTGGCCAGCACCTGGGCGGCCTTTCCCGACCAGCCCTGGATGCTGCTGGCCCGGCCCCTCGGGGCGGTGGTGCTGGCCCTGGGGCTGGCCCTGCTGCTGCGCCAGCTGCCGGAGGCGGAGCTCTTCCGCGCCGACCTGCTGGAGGAACGGCGCCTCAACCAGCCCCTGAGCCAGGTGAGCCTGCTGGAGCGGCGCACCGGCCTGGTGGGCCTCACGGCGCCGATGGCACCGCCGGATCCCGTGCAGCGCCCTAGCTGGGCCACGGTGCTGCGGCACGGCAGCAGGGAGTTCACCGACCTGGCCCTGCTGCTGGTGATGGGCTGCGCCATCGCCGCCCTGGTGCAGAGCCTGCTGCCGCTGCAGTGGCTGCTGGCGGTGGGGGGGGCGCCCACCCTGTCGATCCTGGCGCTGATGGTGCTCAGCCTGGTGGTGTCGGTGTGCTCCAGCGTGGATGCCTTCCTCGCCCTCGGTTTCGCGGCGCAGGTGACCCCAGGCGCGCTGCTGGCTTTCCTGCTGCTGGGCCCGGTGATCGACCTCAAGCTGATCGGCCTGCTGGGGCTGCTGTTCCGGCCCCGGGGCCTGATGCTCACGGCGGCGGGAGCCAGCCTGCTGGTGCTGCTGATCGGCCAGTGGATCAACCTCTGGAGGCTGTGA
- a CDS encoding 6-carboxytetrahydropterin synthase, producing MPSPAAYTCSKTFRGYPCCHRQWRHPGHCRFVHGYSRGFTFWFAANQLDACGFVVDFSSLRPLEAQLAAQFDHTFLANADDPLLEHWRALHEAGALDLRVMENVGMEASAALVWEWANALLLERDGGRTCCWKTEARENSRNAACYEAVPPWFQP from the coding sequence ATGCCGTCTCCCGCGGCCTACACCTGCAGCAAGACCTTCCGGGGCTATCCCTGCTGCCACCGGCAGTGGCGCCATCCGGGCCACTGCCGCTTCGTGCACGGCTACAGCCGCGGTTTCACCTTCTGGTTCGCCGCGAATCAGCTGGATGCCTGCGGCTTCGTGGTGGACTTCTCCAGCCTCAGGCCCCTGGAGGCCCAGCTGGCCGCCCAGTTCGACCACACCTTCCTGGCCAACGCCGACGATCCCCTGCTGGAGCACTGGCGGGCCCTCCACGAGGCCGGGGCCCTCGATCTGCGCGTGATGGAGAACGTGGGCATGGAGGCCAGTGCCGCCCTGGTGTGGGAGTGGGCCAATGCGCTGCTGCTGGAGCGCGACGGCGGCCGAACCTGCTGCTGGAAGACCGAAGCGCGGGAGAACAGCCGCAATGCCGCCTGCTATGAGGCCGTGCCCCCGTGGTTCCAGCCTTGA
- a CDS encoding iron ABC transporter permease, which produces MIAEPAACGPSGHTLPQRSLLSVGVLSLCGLALLPVLALVGFAALEGGLDRLALGHEGATQVRNTLVLVASVGVLGAGLGTATGWLTANCHFPGRRWLRIAQLLPLATPTYLLAATAIDLGSRLSWRVHGVGWAVAVLTLATYSYVFLLSTESFAVSGKRQLEACRSLGIGPWGSFRRVALPMALPAIGAGIALSGMEVVNELGAVELLGVPTLSSGILQRWQNQGDPQGAVGLALVALVIVSLLVAAERLLRRRSRRWLLGNRGDQLTPWTLRGWRALLAQLLTALPPLATLGLPLLWTAISWDQLQGESVAELAGLGGRTLALALVAAALTMAVGLVLAIARRWIPQVLIRQLTFLAGMGYAIPGTVLALALMLLGGPLGLSPLLLLLWGYGDRFLAVGKGGLDAGLERIPPSVDEAATGLGCSWIQVLGRVHLPLLRGPLLVGALLVFVDTVKELPLTFALRPFDFDTLAVRVYQYASDERVGAALIPALLILGLGLIASLALVPSLDEKDS; this is translated from the coding sequence GTGATCGCCGAGCCTGCCGCCTGTGGCCCCTCGGGCCACACCCTGCCCCAGCGCTCCCTGCTGAGCGTTGGGGTGCTTTCGCTCTGCGGCCTGGCGCTGCTGCCGGTGCTGGCCCTGGTGGGCTTCGCGGCCCTGGAAGGGGGTCTGGATCGCCTCGCCCTCGGCCACGAGGGAGCCACCCAGGTGCGCAACACCTTGGTGCTGGTGGCAAGCGTGGGGGTGCTGGGCGCTGGGCTCGGCACCGCCACCGGCTGGCTCACGGCCAACTGCCACTTCCCGGGACGCCGCTGGCTGCGCATCGCCCAGCTGCTGCCCCTGGCCACGCCCACCTACCTGCTCGCCGCCACCGCCATCGATCTGGGCAGTCGCCTGAGCTGGCGGGTGCATGGTGTGGGCTGGGCGGTGGCCGTGCTCACCCTGGCCACCTACAGCTACGTGTTCCTGCTGAGCACCGAGAGCTTCGCGGTGAGCGGCAAGCGCCAGCTGGAGGCCTGCCGCTCCCTGGGCATCGGGCCCTGGGGCAGCTTCCGCCGCGTGGCCCTGCCGATGGCCCTGCCCGCCATCGGCGCCGGCATCGCTCTGAGCGGCATGGAAGTGGTGAACGAGCTGGGGGCGGTGGAGCTGCTCGGAGTGCCGACCCTCTCCAGCGGCATCCTGCAGCGCTGGCAGAACCAGGGGGATCCCCAGGGGGCGGTGGGGCTGGCCCTGGTGGCCCTGGTGATCGTGAGCCTGCTGGTGGCGGCGGAGCGGCTGCTGCGGCGGCGCAGCCGGCGCTGGCTGCTCGGCAACCGGGGCGACCAGCTCACCCCGTGGACGTTGCGGGGCTGGCGGGCTCTGCTGGCCCAGCTGCTCACGGCGCTGCCCCCCCTGGCCACCCTCGGGCTGCCCCTGCTCTGGACCGCCATCAGCTGGGATCAGCTGCAGGGGGAATCGGTGGCCGAGCTGGCGGGCCTCGGCGGGCGCACCCTGGCGCTGGCTCTGGTGGCGGCCGCCCTCACAATGGCCGTGGGGCTGGTGCTGGCCATCGCCCGGCGCTGGATTCCCCAGGTCCTGATCCGGCAGCTCACCTTCCTGGCGGGGATGGGCTACGCCATTCCGGGCACCGTGCTGGCCCTCGCCCTGATGCTGCTGGGAGGGCCGCTGGGGCTGAGCCCGCTGCTGCTGCTGCTCTGGGGGTACGGCGACCGGTTTCTGGCCGTGGGCAAGGGCGGCCTCGATGCCGGCCTGGAGCGCATTCCCCCCAGTGTCGATGAGGCCGCCACCGGCCTGGGCTGCAGCTGGATCCAGGTGCTCGGCCGCGTGCACCTGCCGCTGCTGCGGGGCCCCCTGCTGGTGGGAGCCCTGCTGGTGTTCGTGGACACGGTGAAGGAGCTGCCCCTCACCTTTGCCCTGCGCCCTTTCGATTTCGACACCCTGGCGGTGCGGGTGTATCAGTACGCCAGTGACGAACGGGTGGGGGCCGCCCTGATCCCGGCTCTGCTCATCCTCGGCCTGGGGCTGATCGCCTCGCTGGCCCTGGTGCCGAGCCTGGACGAGAAGGACAGCTGA